A window of Dysidea avara chromosome 1, odDysAvar1.4, whole genome shotgun sequence genomic DNA:
AATGAAGTGGAATATCAGTTTGCTTCCCAGTAATTGATATTCAGGGCACACATTTAATCATAATTTCCATAGTAACTAGATTGactgcagagacacttcttatactgtacttcatttatatatgtaacaggtggaacaaagctgaaaacgaAGTGAAATGGCAACAAAACTTTCTAGTAAGGGTGTTGTTACGCCTGTCCAGCACCatttttcctttgatgcagtatgagCTAGCCCACCAGTCACATGAGTGAGTTCTTTCTCATATGAATAATTTTGCCCTGGGGGTCCTACTTTATTAATGTATACTTTCCTAAAagaattactgtacatgtacaagtaGTTGGATAGGGAAACCTTCTAAAATCAGGAGAAAAACTACCAGACACATTCTTGTTCATGTGGGTGCTGTTGCCTTGTGAGTCCTACTACTTTTCAAACCAGAAATATGGTAGGGAAGCCTTTTAAAACCAGGAAGTAAACCAGTAGGGGAATCTTCTAAAATCAGGAATATAATGTAATAATTGTGTACCAGCAACTATAGCCACACAATACATgcaacaaaaattaataatcTTATAGTACTAGTTCTTCATCATTGGTAACTGGACTCTCATCACTGTAGCCAACTAAGATACCATGAAGTGTGATTATATTTACCTGCAATATGTAAGACTTCTGTATACCCAGGCGTTACCTTATGAATACTGTTTAAAATTCATCCATATAAGGTAGTGTTATATTATGATATGTGTGCCTTCTAACATTTAATAGTAACAAGTTttatactagacagatgcaaacagcatcgtggggcgagcctgaacatatttaatgggagtatgcatagcaGCAATAGTGGTCATATACAAATCTGATAACACAACGTAAAGCATAagcaagcaaacaaaattattatgtagaaaaatcaatgttattgttgtgtgactgattcattattttacatactaatTCTGCCTTCTCTGCTGCAAGATTGTGTCCCTTTGCCGAGCATATCTTGTTCTGAGTATTCTCTGTTTCTCCTTCGTCTTTCTTCAGCTTCTTCTGGTGTTTCTCGGTCCCTTCTCAATCTGTACAGCTGTCTCCTTCTTCTAAGCCGTTCTTCTGCATTCATTTAGCCAACCTTAGGTGATTTTCATATTCACGCGCTGATACATGTGTTTCAtacgctgtaatctacgtcgtatatttctccgtgacatggtcgatgagacgaacatatatggaagtgctgtaatctacttcgtatatttctccgtgacatggtcgatgagacgaacatatatggaagtgctgtaatctacgtcgtatatttctccgtgacatggtcgatgagacgaacatatatggaagtgctgtaatctacatcgtatatttctccgtggcatggtcgatgagacaAAAATGTATGGAAGTGCTGTGATTTACGCCGTTTATTTCATGGTAAGTCCATTTATTTCAGGGTCTCTTTCCGATTTCTTCTGTAGTTTTTTGGGCATGGTCGCTGAGACGAAAGTTACGTGGgtgactcgctagtgtggggctcactcaggctcgccccaattattACCATAAGAGGAGATGAGACAGTGTTTTCAGAAGGGGCAAAGTCAATTCAGTGAGTGGACAGGAGGGTGGAGGGTGAGGGACAAAATGAAACATCCAGTAGATGTTCTAAATTTCCTTATCAGTATATAGCAATTATCAACTCCTACATGTTATGACTGTATCTTCTACATACCTCACCAAGCACCTCTCACACAAGAGCAATGTTTATCATTTACACTATTATAAATTGTACTCTATAGAGTAATGCTCACTAGTTCAGTTAGTTTGCTATACTATTGAAAATGTTGGTTGTATGCTACTTTGTTATTGTGATCTTAACTAAGGAACTGGTGATGGCTACTAACCAGTGTGAAGATTATCACTTTCAATCTCCGTTCCACCCTGGTGACTCTTGTGAGGACATTTACAATATGAATCGTGAGAGTCAGGACAAGTCAGGGTATTATTGGATACTAGATGGGCCCACCAAGGTATATTGTGGGATGAATTATACTGGATCATCCTGTGAGGACATCTACAACAATAATCCTGAAACTGGTGACAAGTCAGGTTACTACCGTATTAATGACAATCAATGGACATATTGTAACATGACAGAAATTACAACCACTACTGGAGACTTGATCACCACATGTGCTGGTGTGGGAGGAGGATGGAGAAGAATTGCCCATATCAATATCAATGCAGGAAGTGACTGTCCCAATGGATGGCGTAAAGACACTTACTCTGGTGTTAGTTTCTGTCGTGTAGTCAGTGACAATTATCAAACTTGTTCTTCTGCCTACTTCTCCACTAATGGAACAAGTTACCAGAGGGTGTGTGGTAGAGCAAGAGGATATCAGAAGGAATACCAACTTGGTTTCTATTCTTATCACAGTGCTGGTCAAACAACAATTGATGGCTACTATGGTGATGGTCTACTGATCACCTATGGTAGTCCTCGTCAACACATTTGGAGTTATATCATTGGACTATTTGATAATAATACTCATAGTCATAACTGTCCATGTGCTGGTGGAGGAGTATCCCCTCCTCCTTTTGTGGGTACTaactattactgtgaatcaggagCTGCTGATGTTACCAATTACTCTGCCTATTACTTCAATGACCCATTGTGGGACAGATCTGGTTGCATCACTAGTAATTGTTGTGATACCCCTACCCAACCATGGTTTTATCGTGAGTTGTCCGGAACAACTACAAACGATATAGAAGCTAGATTATGTACATGGTATAACTTTGTTAATGGATCTCCTTTGATTGATCAACTGGAGCTCTACATTCAGTAAAACTAACAGTTGTTGTTGTATTAGCTAACTTTTATTTTTATACTTACTGGAGTGATTCTAGTCATCTTGTAACCACACACATCCACACTTGTAACCTTTGTTAGATGTTAGGTGTATCATTCAATTTCATTATTGTTTATAATAATTTGATATAATGTACATACGAAACTTTCAGACCTTACTGATAATAAGCAAATTTGTGGGAAAATTGGTAAAGCAAGAGGAATATGGATATCAGAAGGGAGACACAGAAGGGAGTCTTTTCACATGTTGCTGAATTGTATGCACATCTATAAAATGCTATTTATACAGCCAATTGCATTCACACTTCCTTTATGCAACCATATACTACAGGGCAGTTCTAGGTATTACAGCCTTCCCACATCACAAGTATTACTTGCTAACCACTAAGGCTATgatcttgattttttcactgtttgccATCACTTTAGTCCATAAAATGCTTTTTAACACACTCCATACGTACAGTCTACTTATAACCTGTGCTAGAAGATGTTAGGTGTATCATTCAATTTCACTATTGTTTTACACATTAACGTAAATCTGAAACTTTCAGGCTTCACTTATGATACAGAAATTTGTGGGAAAATAGGTTAAGCAAGTGCTAGGATATCAGAAGGGAGACACTCTGACTCTCTGCACATGTTGCTGAATTGTATGCACATCTATAACATGCTATTCATACAGCCAATTATATTCACACTTCCTTTATGACTACAGGGCAGTTCTATGTAGGTATTGTGGCCTTCCCACAtcacaagtgtaactcaatagcCACTAAGGCTACAATCTTGATTTTTCACTTTTCGTCATCACTTTAGTTCATAAGATGTTGTATAGCATACTCCATACGTAcagtgcatgcttcatggacttgtggtccatttatctttgctgacagtgcaaggtattGATTCATTATGGTATCACAATTTAGCTAAGGGGCATGTTTACAGTGTGCTCTGATCATTAAGACCATGTTCTGATAATTTATGGCACATGATTGGTCCATGTGATCAttatactagatgaataaaaaaattttaaattttaaaatgggaatagggatcgctgaaaaaagccacaaaacaagaagggattgctggggtggtagtgtaaaccacaaatccctattttgactctctgtcataaatctttagttacatgctctgtcattttgaagtgagtcaaaatagggatttgtggttcacattaccaccccagcgatcccttcttgttttgtggcttttttcagcgatccctattcccattttaaaatttccaattttttattcatctagtttgtgtacttttcatTAATCCATATATGCATTATGAAGAAGAttattgtgaatagtgtaattttgcattctgcatagtaacgccatcaacgtttcagtacaaacatgaaactgatcaaattgcaatgtgcatacagactgagagtctcccaatatgagttacaatttacattactggtgactttaatagctgtcaaattcagtgcaaggattgttgttatacacttgactgcattattagagtatttacatgactgctctattaatgtatttaatctggataactcgcccacgtacaataatcacagagcgaaataaaccaccttgcaacaaagtcatcaacccagattaagcttcctggcctatactgagtttaataaagacacattctattagccacaagcagcacacaccagaaaaattaattttgagcGTGTTCTTGTATGGTttctcgagcgtaatggcaTTTAAGCAAGAAtaaacggcccggtttgggctgttgcCATccaaaaacgaaatcaaaaataggttatggacacgcacaatgatccgtTCAgtaagccttgctactttttatcacagGATtttccttgtaaacttcgctatgcctgtgaaagaataataattatacaaccaagtattaagaataatacgaaatgcggttaaaattacgtaattaataataaatgaataaataaataatgtttgagaaaactacgaggcctagagacatgaactaagtggggatagattcgcctgtgaatgaaggcacaaccgtataataagtatgcctgttcgtgctgatgactttaccgtacgtgtaattctatataacaacgttgaaaccgggtcactactgctgacccggatgacccactgacccggatgacccactgacccggatgacccactgacccggatgtgacccggataaATTagagccgagacgtgtttcggctggtctcgagcgagcgaatgagtctacattttgaacgttcgattcgtgttgagtaaatattgcaacttcaggctagctgtaggttgaagaccaaaaaaaaaaaaaaaaaaaggccttCACctaactgacaatagctacccctcaccatagataccctcagtttcgtgctacatactacacttactaacaaatgggcgtggctgagtgcatgttggtaatgcgataagtgggcgtggctcacgaaagagccacgcgatagcgtttataagtttccatgccgtcaaacgaacaattttgtttctcacgtgatccaatgcgggtcagacccggataaattgtaaaccgggtcagacccggatgacccgacccggtttcaacgctgctatATAACACCCAGCACCACACcgttgtttaattacagattgctcgaaggagTAGATTAGTAAACATCTGCAGAGTGACTACAACAGAGCCAGAGACCACCTTACACGTAAACAATAACATTACAAgtttgtttaaatgtttgtaactgtgtattttgtatgcaggatatgcgctccaggcgtcatgcagtgaacaaccaactgatgaccagttgggataccagctgatacactCAAACAACcaggaacaacaaggtaatgagtaatgtatacatcttcatccttcatctggcttacTAGTGGCTGGAattccactcggcttaactactactctactgtgagtctgtaatagctaaacaagaagccgatacagtgctgcatatacaacaatgtgtaactatctcctgtatgttgtgcatggctgtatgcataatattatagactgtgatcactgtgccaatgccatacctctgatatactggcacatcaccagtggcctctagttacaacagagtctgttgtgccatattggcttgatcgggatcaattgctaattgtgccttcaccatatcccttgttctgcatagcctcacttcactgctgagtcatcttcagagatatgtcacacctacaatatatagttactttcaatatagctaacttaacttggtttttgtgtaggttgtgtttagtattgtggttttctgatgctcCCTTTCCTGTGTaggtatgcatatgtatcatttccactggtacacacacactgctctgagtgctgcctatggcactgtttacacttgcccaatgggtaggttgcaacgttggtgtatgtacttggttgtatgtgacgcggtcctagtaataataatattatgaataataataatatgaacaaatgggcatatttcagttttgtctgaaatacacatactagctgtttccttttcacttgatacttactagtgggcctatactcattgcaaagaaccaccagagggttgttttgagttgaaggatgcttttcaaggtggtttttaggtgtgtgttctattagtatttttgcaaaaaaaaacataggcgataactattatgaacccactttcgtggttcatgatatgtgCAGCTACACATATCCACTCCATTTACAGTTGCTAAAGTATTTGAAGATTTTGCTCAAATGTACTATATGAATAATAAACCAATAAACCATGTATGTGATCATGTCAGTTccaattagctatatacatatcatTGTAGAGCTTTAACAACAAACAAGTTATCAAACACAATGTTTGGAAAATTGACTACCATCTTATAAGATATGAATCTTGTTACACAAATAGAACCAGGTgtctactgtatgtgtgttaaCTAATCCGAGGAGTGTTGCAAGGTATATAGGAAATTGAAGTATAAAACTTTTGTACACAATGAGAGCTAATTACTACAATGATTAAAAATGTATCTGTAAGGTTGTTGGCCATCCACCATTTGTGTTGAATCAAAACATACACCATATGGAAGGCCAAATACACATGATTGATATACTATGTGATTACATGTGATTACAGAAACATGGTAGCATGTtcaacacacactcacacatctACAATcatgtgcatacacacacatacttgtCAGTCATACATACAAATGaacacacattacacatgtatataaaaacacacacacacaaacacatatgtacacacaaaagcaaaagcaaagcaaagccttcagctactGCTAAGTGGTCATgctgcccagtggccagcatgggtcacctgtgtgctactcaggtgctatgagtcagcgcaggcatgcactcctggggcaggactagtaacccgcaggaggttGTACCATGTCTCATAGTTGAAGGTGTGggccacctggaccttcactgctatatgagacatggacagttgagcatttgcttccccagtttacaccaggtacccattgatgttacagctggatgggctacttccccagttggcaccaggccaccaggtccccattttaacagctgggtagactggagcaagtTTCtagctcaaggaaacaacaaaacCAAAGTGGCCCAGCTAGgaatcgaacctggaacctttcgattaccaggaGGAcaccctaaccacttggctatgctgccccaacacacacacacaagtaatGAACGTACATTCCAAGATGCcagaaacacacacatacagtacacacacatacgtaccataTACAGTTAAAGTGATGGAGGATTCAGCAAATCCGACGATATTCCTAGCCACACACATGTAGAAATCCTGGTCGCCACAACTGGTGCAAAAGTGAGATAACCTGATCCAACAACACAACTACCCTGAGTGGTGACTGCTACATCATTTAGTTCCCTGTGTGAGTTACAATGAGAACATATGAACTATACTATATCACAATCCATAACTGACTAGAGACCAGAAGAGGTTGGTTATGTGTCATCAAACATCTCAAATAAATATTGTCCTGACAAGTATTcttgtgacccggtctgacaAAACCCGGCATATCGCCAAACAATAAGTTTTCACTACGATTAAAACAAATTTTGGGGCAAGCTGAGATTATTACATAGACATAAAGACGTACCTTTCCTCCGTTGTCTTAAAAAGTTTCAGCACGATCCGCCATTCTTTAATCGAGTTATTAAGCTTTCTTTCAACCTCTGTAGCTTCTTGCTGTATATGAAACTCGGAGCTCAACAAATGCACTGAAATAGTCCGATTTATCACAACACCTGCCTTTCTCAGCGAGCTATTAGATCTAGAAACGCACGATTATGTCTAACACTGCGAGAGTTCTCTCTGCTCTTAATTTCCTCACAGGAGAAGGGTGAACTATTACCCTGACGGCTGTTATGGAAGCGCCATTGAGGCGCTTATTACAGATTACTTCAATGAAGCGGCACTTTGTGATGACGAATGCAATGAGGAATGTGACAGCAGGAATGAAGGTAAATTCATAGTTTAATCAGAAATACAATTAAGCAATGTGATATTACAGTAcgttaatatacagtattattgtagGTCCACAAGAGATAACAACAGATTGTGGGATTACAAATGAAGGTACAATACTGGCAATgaaatgattttttttattgatttttttttatgATAGACAATATGCTCCATCAGTTCTTGGTGATGCCAATGACAATGGTGACGTTCCTGATGAAGGTATACTGTTTCTCTGTGTGTGTTGACACAAAATGTCATAACAAATTTTTACAGCTCTTGTAGAAGTACCATCATTGCCGGATCCATTTAATGACATTGAGTTAACACTCCAGGCACCCACTATTGCTTCCTCGGACACTGTGCATACTCCCACAAACATCTACCGCATGCTCATCCACTGAGCCTACGCCAAGGTAGTCAGCCATCCACAAGGTATTTCTTGCTAGACAGAAGAAATGGGAAAATGAACAGGCATCAGAGTCATCCAAGTGTGAACAATTCATACTTAAAACTTGTGGGTGTAAGATAGTCGATGGAAAACCATGTAGTAGCTTGTTTTCAGAGGACTACATAATCGATACCAGAGCAAAGTGCTTCTTCTTGTACAGGGATCAGCTAGACATGGTATTGTTGGGGTCTGTGGCTAGTAATATCTGCGTTGATGATGACGTAGGAATCCGGAGTGGGCACTATTGCAAGCCTGCAAAACGGCAAAGGACCAGCATTGATTATGCACACAAAGGATACAATGTATGCAGGAACATGTTTACCTTTTTACATGGGGTCAGCCATCACAAACTCCATGCCATCAAGGATCATTTTCTTGAAGATGGAATAACCCCAAGAGAGCATGGCAACAGTGGCAGGCAGCCAAAGCATTCCCTTAGTTTTACAAGGATTCTGGGGATCGTTCAATTCATTCAGAATTATGCTGAGCAGCATGCTATTCTTCTCCCTGGGTGGATCCCTGGATTTAAGTGGGATGATGTGAAGGTACTGCTGTCCTCCGACACCAAGAAGGTATTCCTATATAAAATAGTCTAAGTAAAATTGCTTCTGTTACAATACTAGCTTGCTGAACAATTTTCTTTCTCTGAGCATACCTCACAAAATTTTAGCCAGTTATACTAGTGCCACACCGTGTACTTTGTTAAACAGATTGTACAATTTGTatcttctctctctctctttctctctctctcactcacacacatatgcacgcaTGCGtgcacgcgcgcacacacacacacaccatatagCATATAGGCTCCTTAGTCTTGATCTTACATTCTATTGTTTTCAGAAAACTTGGGACTGTTACATCAACTGCTGTGAGACTACCAGAGCTTCGGATATTATGCAACCAGTATCCTATAGAACATTCTGTAGGTATTGGAAGTCCCAACTCTCACACATTGTAATTGGGATGCCACGCAGTGATCTCTGTTGGACCTGCCAGCAAAACAGCATGGAAATAATGAAGATTTGCAAACAGTTCAGACCGTCAAAAAGAGAAGGTACATATGCACATCACACacaaataacacacacacaaagaccaATTTCCTACTTTTGATATTCTATTCTTTTGATATTAATGATATTCTGTTCACAGATCATTGATGAAGCCAAGGTCTACCTGGAGACAGTAACAATGGAGAGGTCTTTGTATTGGAATGCCTGCAAATCTAGCAGAGACACACTGAAGGCAGTCTTCACTGCACAAGACTTGTTCCAGCCTCCATCACCGTCCTCATATTCACCACCTAAGAGCCATGAGATGACAGTGTATTATAGTTTTGACATGGCACAACATGTGAAATGTgtgataattatacatacactaCACTTTACTACTAATAGGTTCACTATCCCAGTGATCCACTCCAGCCGGGACTGATTTACTTTTTGACACCACATAAATGTGGCATCTTTGGTGTATACTGTGAGGCTATACCCCGACAGTCAAGCAGAAGTGAAGTTTTTAACACAATACACACTTTACCTTTCAGGTGACATACTTGATTGATGAGGCAGTTAACGTCGGGAAGGGTGCTAACTATTATTTCTATGCTTCATCACTTCTTAGAAACACATGGGCTAGGGGAGACTTCTGTACATCTACACACAGATAACTGTACAGGACAGAACAACAATAGGTACATGATGTACTACTTAATGTGGAGAGTTCTTACCGGATTGCATGAGGAGGTCAAGATATCATTTTTGCCAGTTGGCCACACCAAATTTGCACCTGATTGGTGTTTTGGTTTTATGAAACAGCGTTCTTGTAGAACAAAGATTGTGGACCTTGATGACATTGCCAACTGTGTCACTCTTTCTTCATCAGTGAATGTGCCTCAGCTAGTTGGCTTGCTAGATGGCTCCACATTTGTCTCCACCTACAATTGGAGTGAGCGTtttgcacaacacactattaaAACAGCATTGAAGGGCATCACTTAGATGCACCATTTTCGATTCACTTTAGCTCACCTGGTGCAGTATTTGTTAAGTCAGCAGGGTCAGCAGCAGAAAGAAAAATCAACTTGCTCAAGGATGATTCCTGGGCACCATCTGCTGACCAGTTTCCGCCTGTCATAGTACCAGTGGGACTTTCCGCAGAGCACAAGCAGTATTTATTTGACAAAATTAGAGAATTTTAGTGTATGCTCACAACCTATATAAAAATGTGTACACATTATATATCAGCATGGCATTTCAAAATAACAGTTAATTGTAttacatgtatctatttactttACCAGTTGAACATACAAGGAGTACAAGATATTTATCTACTACTAGCATGACAGAACAATGGGCATTATTATGAAGTTGTTACAAGATTTCAGCAAAGTTTGCCCTCTGTACTATTCACTACTTTCAATAGTAACAATGATTAATAGTGGCTTTAGATACATTGGGTCTCCTACCGCCAGAGCAAACACGTAAACGGTACAAAATGTACGAGTTTTGTTCATACACAGTTAATCATCCATGGAGGAAGCTAAATAACATTTCTTACCAAGTAATCTTTCTTGCTCGATCTTTCTGTTACGCATTTTACTGGCCATGCACATTTGGGATGATACTGTAGTACTTCACTACCACTTGTGCACGATCTcaataaattactggagtttaACTAATAAGCAGAACTTGAGAATTGTCTCGATTTGTCAACATGAGGTATTCGATAGTAAACGGAAATTAGTAATGATTAATGTTTTCAATGTTTGCAAGAAACGGCTGATTTCTTGTTTGGCGAACTACATGAGAATGAGATGCAGGATGATGCTGAAACTTTGCACGCAGGTACTATACATTGTATTAAATAGTATTAAGTGAAAAAACTGGTTTGTGAAATTTGGgcaataagcccggttttgtcagaccaggtcaTATTTGTGAATTGTCTCAGAAACCTTACAATTGTTCTAACAGCTACTCCTACACAATGTGATTGCTTTCTAAACTAACACAAAATGAGCTTTAACACCTGGTAAGATGGTTGGCTGTAAAGTCTCCTTGGAAAATAGGGCTCACATCAAATTAGCAGCAAAATTGGCCCTAGATGAGCTGTTGGCATGAACTTTTGTCAAATAAACTGGATTCAGTAGCTCAGAATATGAAACTAATGAGCCATTGGTCTATACGGATGGGATAGTCCATTTCAGTA
This region includes:
- the LOC136238681 gene encoding uncharacterized protein, giving the protein MLVVCYFVIVILTKELVMATNQCEDYHFQSPFHPGDSCEDIYNMNRESQDKSGYYWILDGPTKVYCGMNYTGSSCEDIYNNNPETGDKSGYYRINDNQWTYCNMTEITTTTGDLITTCAGVGGGWRRIAHININAGSDCPNGWRKDTYSGVSFCRVVSDNYQTCSSAYFSTNGTSYQRVCGRARGYQKEYQLGFYSYHSAGQTTIDGYYGDGLLITYGSPRQHIWSYIIGLFDNNTHSHNCPCAGGGVSPPPFVGTNYYCESGAADVTNYSAYYFNDPLWDRSGCITSNCCDTPTQPWFYRELSGTTTNDIEARLCTWYNFVNGSPLIDQLELYIQ